From Salvelinus alpinus unplaced genomic scaffold, SLU_Salpinus.1 scaffold_468, whole genome shotgun sequence, the proteins below share one genomic window:
- the LOC139567405 gene encoding uncharacterized protein yields MVTGQQNSAAGAVVAERTDTMSPLPLSAESILYPKKAKNDTMRKTFKQKLLEERPETLFADLYKNGDVSNLIFLTDQPNAWRSAVCSHYPCIKKEGICNGWKLKIKETDDPDSTMITINLYKTGTVMVQGNIRLFETDFQTIKERAEREKDTTSDMPSHKRNSTSTTLTPTLPTQTSTSSTSLPTIVEDTPQEESDPLSAEQAQALLTTMAAMRDEFTKLEGEVVLLRESVSKQQPDNHTLEELLTKVRTEQDSSLATQLKEVQQERDGLKRELADLTKEVRELQKDRQSSNKELTALREELQERKRAEDRLQEQIDHHPMTCPHTAEEPSSTSQTSPALAAASLLPNPQNSLPLTVAPTQTSHTPAPTPTSPPSAPPSPEETLADIVLLMDSNGKYVQEKKLFPRHKTRKVWCPTTQSAMELLDKNHLGSPSHIIIHTGSNDLRAQQERVATSLRGVIEKASAIFPNTRIIVSTLLQRRDFHPATIQRINASLSRDCALRPNVHLAHHPTLDLDCLYDHVHLYRETVPILAKTLKDVALNRSPTSPPRNSRAISTLPRSPRQHPGPAPWTPQPRPQHHQPQCPPQPAQHRPPQPSFRATQTRPPTPLPPTADPHLEEPQPSRQSYAQAVRGATGPAPTNQMSDIKQMLSLLCSHVMGRGSW; encoded by the exons atggtaacggggcagcagaacagcgcagcaggagcagtagtagcagagcgcacagacaccatgtccccactccccctcagcgcagaatccattctctacccaaaaaaggccaaaaatgacacaatgaggaaaacttttaaacagaaactactagaggagaggccagaaaccctttttgcagacctctacaaaaacggtgacgtgagtaatctcatcttcctcactgaccagccaaatgcatggcgctcagcagtctgctctcactacccatgcataaagaaagagggaatctgtaatgggtggaagctgaaaatcaaagagacagacgaccctgacagcaccatgataacaatcaacctctacaagactggaactgtcatggtgcaaggtaacattaggctgtttgaaacagactttcagaccattaaggagagagcggagagagaaaaggacaccaccagtgacatgccctcccacaagagaaactccaccagcaccaccctcacccctaccctccccacccaaacaagcacatccagcacctctcttcccaccatagtggaggacacgccccaggaggagagcgaccccctcagtgcagagcaggctcaggccctcctcaccaccatggctgccatgagggatgagttcaccaaactggagggggaggtggtcctgctcagggagagcgtgagcaaacagcaaccagacaaccacaccttagaggagctcctaaccaaggtgaggacagagcaggacagcagccttgcaacacagctgaaagaggttcagcaagagagagacggactcaagagagaactggctgatctaacaaaggaggtgagagagctccaaaaagacaggcagagcagcaataaggagctgaccgcactaagagaggagctgcaggagagaaagagagcagaggacaggctgcaggagcagatagatcaccaccctatgacctgccctcacacagcagaggaacccagctcaaccagccagacttccccagccctggctgctgcatccctcctccccaacccacagaacagcctcccactgacagtggcaccgacacagaccagccacaccccagctccaacacccaccagccccccctctgccccccccagtccagaagaaacactggctgacatcgtcctgttaatggactcaaatgggaagtatgttcaggagaagaaacttttccctagacacaaaacgagaaaggtgtggtgcccaacaacgcagagtgccatggagctgcttgataagaaccatctcgggtcgccaagccacataatcatacacaccggaagcaacgacctgcgtgctcagcaggagagggtggccacttcactacggggagtgattgagaaggcctccgcaatcttccccaacacaagaatcatagtgtcaacccttctacagaggagggacttccaccctgccacaatccaaagaataaacgccagcctatcccgggactgtgccctgcgacccaatgtacacctggcccaccatcccaccctcgatctggactgtctctatgaccatgttcacctgtacagggagacagtccccatccttgccaagactctcaaggacgtcgctttaaaccgcagcccgacctctccacccaggaacagcagagcaatctccaccctgccgagatcaccgagacaacatcccggaccagcaccctggaccccccagccacgaccacagcaccaccaacctcaatgcccaccacagccagcgcagcacagaccaccccagcccagcttcagagccacccagacgaggcctcccacccccctgccccccaccgcagacccacacctggaggagccacagcccagcaggcagagctacgcacaggctgtgagaggagcaactggcccagcccccaccaaccaaatgagtgacatcaaacaaatgctgagtctactatgctcacatgtgatgggccgagggtcatg gtaa